The nucleotide window TGTACTTGTTGGCTGGCAGACACTCAGGTTAGCTCGCCTTCAGGCTGCTGTGAATGTTCAGAGGAAACCTTGAGTGGGAGTTAGGTCTCGGTGTAGCAGGAGGGCCCCCCTCACCAGCTCCTCCCCACAGGCAGCTGCCACTGAGATCCATCAGCCATGGCATGAGCGCGGTCTCTCTCCCAAGTGTGTCTGCAGTGAGGCCGGGCGATCCGGAGGCGGGCCTGTGTTTCCTTCCAGGTCTATTATCTTGGAGAGGGTGAGGCCTCGAGACGGTGGCTGCGACAGGAGCATAACACCAAAGCAAGACTGTGTCTGTCCCACATGAAGGCGGTGGCCTGCAACGTGCTGGCCCGGCACCCCGCCACGACGCCACTGGTGTGGGACGACATGCTGCGGGCCATCCCCGAGGACCAGCTCTCAGGTTGGCAGGCCCATCCCCCAGGCTTCTGGTGCCAGGAGTAGGGAGTAAGGAGGCCAGCGGCTCCCAGACCCtggtctggggagggaggagcactCTAGGACCCCTGCCCCGAAGTGCTCTCTCCAGGCAACCCCCTTAGAGCCACTTTCTAGATTTTCTCACACAAAAGGGCCATTCCTCCAGAAGGCATTTTAGAGTCTTGTAGGCGTACAAAGTGATGAGTCTGAATGGAGAGTAGCCATGGGGCCCTAATGGGGGATGGGGGCGAAAGGGTCCCACTGGGCCTTGAGTGTCTGGTGCCTCTAACCGCCTCAGCCTCACACAACCCTGTGGCCAGCCCTGCAGGGGTCGTGGCTGAGGCTCTGGGATGAGCCAGAGACGTACCCCATGGTCCAGTCACAGCCTCGGCCTAGAGCCTAGCCACTGCCCCCACTTCTGCAGGACTGGGGTGTGTCCGTGGCAGCAGCCCTCCCCAGGTGTGGCCACTAGGGTTCTCACTAGGACTAATTAGAATTAAATCCAAGTAGTAATGTGTTCCTACTCCACTAGTCCTAGCGCCCCCACCGTCACACACAGACAGAGCCTTTCCCCCTCGTAGGAAGCTCTGGGACCCCGAGACTGGGGGTTCGCTTTTTACAGAACTCCCAGAGTCTGGTCATTTCCAACGTTGGCTGGCTTCATGGTTGCAACATTTACTGTCAAGAACTCAACTGTTTCGAGTCTGTTCTCAAAATCCACAGcccgctggggcgcctgggtggctcagtcagttaagcttctgacttcggctcaggtcatgatctcacggtctgtgagttcgagccccgcgtcgggctctgtgctgacagctcggagcctggagcccgcttcggattctgtgtctccctttctctcagcccctcccatagagctcatgctctatctctctctgtttctcaataataaatgttaaaaaaaaaaaaaaaaaaaactcacgcCCCCCTAAACAAGACAGCCTGTGCTCCGTTGTAATGCAAGGCCTGTGGGCAGCCAGGATGTGTCCAGACGGGCCTCAGCTcacagcctctctctgcccccagcatCAGGGGTGCCACAGCTGGTGGAGCCCGTGCTCTGGGACTACGGGGCCGACCTGGACATCCACGGCAAAGGTTAGTGACCTGGCCACGGCCTCTGAGACCCTGGAGCCCTGGCGGCCCAGGGGCTTGAGGTTCATCAGAATCCTGCTAACCGCCTCAGCTTCCACTCAGGCCCCTCCCACGGGAGCCCCGGGAGCCCCCTGGCACACGTCCCGTCGCGGGTCACACCGGGATAGCCTGTCCTCTGTGGTATTTCCCACGAGTCTCTTCTCTCACTGAGATTTAAGCCCGCCCGGTTGTGGGCTCCTCCTGGCTTCTCAGTGTCTGGACTCTGCGGCCACGGCCCCTCGGGCCCCGGGCCGGTCACACCGCACACTCTCTCACTCAGCTCTCCTCATGGAAAAGTACCGCAGGTGCGGTTTTCTCCGGCTGTGGGCCGCCAGTGCCTTCAAGGGGGCCACAGGGGCGAGCCAGGCCCTGACCCCTATCGAGCACCACCTCAGAAACAATGTGCAGTGGCTGCAGGTGGCGGCCAGCGGGCCCGCAGACATGCTGCAGGGCATCGTCCTGACCGGCTGGCAGAGGTAAGGCCACACAGGCCCCGGGGAAGCTCCCGGGCCGACCTGCTCGGAGGGTCGACGCAGCGCTGCTGCCCGGGACGACCACCCCTCCGTGGCCCATCCATTCTGGGCCTCAGTCAGAGGGGAGGCGCCTGGGCGCCTCACACCCCACGGCCAGCCAGCCCCCAGACTCTGCAGAGGGCCACTTCGGCAGCCCCGCCTCCAGGGGGCCACACGTGACTCGTCTCACGTATGGCGGGCATGGGGACAGATTTTGGCTCCTTGGGGATTTCACAGCATTTGAAAAGCGGAGCGGCACGTGAACCCCTCCTCCGGACCAAGGCCTGGTCCATTGCTGCGCCCGGGAGGGCAGAGGCGGAGGCAGCTGCGGGCCCCCAGGCAGGGCCTTCTGGGTGGGATGTTTCCAGAGGCAGCAGCCAGCTCGGTCTCGTGTGCAAGCAGGAGCTGagcgcccctctcccctgcacttaGGTACGATCACTTCTCCGTGCTGTGCGAGTTGCTGCCCGTGGGAATCCCGTCCCTGGCCGTCTGTCTGCAGTCGCTCCTACACGGTACGGTCTCCTGCTCCTCCCGGGTGGCGGGAGTGCCTGATGCCGCCGACTGTATCTCCTTGGGGCCGGACTCTGGTCTTTCACACCAGCAGAGGGGGGctcagccaccccccccccccaccctgctgcccccAGAGAGCCCGTGAAGGAAATTCACCATGGGCGAGGTGCAGAAAAGGGCCCTTGCTATGTAAATCCACTGAATGCCCAGGCTGGCCCCAGCACTTGCCACTTTGGCAGAGACGGGGACTCGCAGGTGGCACAGAACCACGTGCACCTGAACCACAGGACTGCTTGGCGCACGTGGTGCTGGTGCAGAGAGGCGTGGGAGGCCCTGGGGGCAGCAGGCCCGGCTCCCAGACTGCGTGCAGGCTGCCTGCAGCAGGAAAAGCACAGACACCCGCCCTCCGTTCTATCCGATGGCTTCTGAAGCGGTGGTTGTGAACCGCTGGGAGGAAGGCACAGGGACACCCCAGCGGAAACCCCGTTCATGCTGGGCGCTGGCTTCAGCTTCCCTGCTCTGTGGAGGGCACTGCTGCTGTGGAGCCCTCCACCCTCCGCGGACACaggcctcctgccctcccagctgGCGCCCTCCTGCACCAGTGGCATGTGTCCACCCACACTGACGTGGAGCCCGGCCCACAGTGGTGCCTGCAGGCCTCTCTGGTTCTTTCCAGTTGCTCGGGACGGCTCCTCGTGTGAGAAACCACACTTGCCGGGTGCTGCGTGCACCCGGGACACCGTGGGGGCGCCGGAGGCACAGCCGGCGGTCTCCCGAGGGGTGTCGCTGCTCTTgattctctgttttcttgttcttAGCATAATGAGCCCGTTTTCATGTGTTTAATAAGAAGCCACGGGCCCATCTGTCCCCGAGGTCTCCTTGGGGCTGGCACCTGCATGCTGGCCTCCTTGGCCACTTTGCCCACCACCAGGCCAGCACCGTGGCACAGGGCCCCTGCCTCGCTCCCCTCCGGAGGCCCCTCCAACCACCTCCATCCATGGTTGGTTGCAGGAGGCTTTACCGAAGACGTTAAAGCAAGAGTGGAGAACTTTCTTGGGATCTCAAGCCTAGAAATAACTGATCTTATGAGGTaacctgcccacccccagccctgcctctgccctcgcACTCTGTGGACCCGTCTCAGCACGGTGGCTCTCCGTGCAGCGAGGGGGCCGGCTCCTTCCCCGGCAGCGACATCCTGGCCCTCGTCACGCACGTCGGCCTCCACCTGCGCAGCTCTGTGGACACGCTCCTGGAGAGGGACAGGTGAGCAGGCAGGGGCTGAGCCCCACCCCGCACTCCCCCCGGGACAGGGTGAGGGTGGTCACAGACAGACTTCCGGGGGCAAGCAACTGTTTAAAATGCCTCCCAGACTCCTAAGTTTTTTACAAGTATGATCTTAAAACCACCGTGAGGCAGACACGTCAGCTGCAGCGGGCCTGCCTGTGCGGACTGCCTGCAGGTACGTGACCGGCTGGTTCAGCCCCTATCACCGCGGGCGGAAGCTCATCCACCCGGTCATGGTCCAGCACATCCAGCCCCAGGCGCTCAGGtagccgccccctccccgcggTGCCCACCCCCAGGGCTGCGCGACCTCTGCCGCCTGATGACAGCTTTCTGTGGCCACTGGCTTTGAACTAAGACAAGCTCTGTAGGTATTGCAGCCACGAATTCCTAGGTGAGTCAGCTTTGCTGACTGCTGTGCCTTCAGTGTTAGAGGCTGGGCCATTCCCACCTAAGAAGGTGAGGGCCCAGGGCTCATCATGGAGCCAGACCTGCTGGAGACCTGTCCTGGCCTTGCTGCTGCCGCGTGCcccacatcccctcccccccccaccagcaccGTGGGGACAGAgtcccagccagccagccagcccccctgcccccgggcTCTCCTGGCTCACAGCTCTGAGCCAAGGCCAACTCAGTGTCCACGCAGGGTTAGATGCCATCAGATGCTGTCAGGTTCACACATAAAGAAAAACCCTGCCAGCTAGATGTAAAGAGCCTTCCAGTTTTAGATGTGAAAACACAGTAGTCACTCATTTATCCCCAACAACACTGTGAGGTGAGCACTAATAGCCATGTTTCAtggatgggcaaactgaggcacagaaccaTACCGACCTGTGGGGTCGTTCGGAATGTGAGCGTAGCGCACAGGCTGAGCTGTCACCCAGGGGTGCCCGGCAGGCGGGCTCACCACGGGCACTGGTCCTCAGCCTCCTGGCCAGGTGGAGCACCTTGGTGCAGGAGCTGGAGGCCGCCCTGCATCGTGTCTTCTACCCGGACGCCGTGGAGGAGTGGCTGGAGGAGAACGCGCGGCCCAGCTTGCGGCGGCTGCAGGCTTTGGTGCAGGACCTCAGGGAGGCGGCCGGCgccggccccagccccagcccacacTCGGGTCAGGACCCCGGAGGGGA belongs to Acinonyx jubatus isolate Ajub_Pintada_27869175 chromosome E1, VMU_Ajub_asm_v1.0, whole genome shotgun sequence and includes:
- the HEXD gene encoding hexosaminidase D isoform X1, with protein sequence MTNSEMSGSSPFKMRLVHLDLKGAPPKVSYLSEVFPLFHALGANGLLLEYEDMFPYEGHLRLLRAKHAYSPPEIKEILHLAALNELEVIPLVQTFGHMEFVLKHKALAHLREVALFPNTLNPHEAESLALVGAMISQVMELHPGARWLHVGCDEVYYLGEGEASRRWLRQEHNTKARLCLSHMKAVACNVLARHPATTPLVWDDMLRAIPEDQLSASGVPQLVEPVLWDYGADLDIHGKALLMEKYRRCGFLRLWAASAFKGATGASQALTPIEHHLRNNVQWLQVAASGPADMLQGIVLTGWQRYDHFSVLCELLPVGIPSLAVCLQSLLHGGFTEDVKARVENFLGISSLEITDLMSEGAGSFPGSDILALVTHVGLHLRSSVDTLLERDSLLARWSTLVQELEAALHRVFYPDAVEEWLEENARPSLRRLQALVQDLREAAGAGPSPSPHSGQDPGGEGPNLSHPLGPP
- the HEXD gene encoding hexosaminidase D isoform X2, giving the protein MTNSEMSGSSPFKMRLVHLDLKGAPPKVSYLSEVFPLFHALGANGLLLEYEDMFPYEGHLRLLRAKHAYSPPEIKEILHLAALNELEVIPLVQTFGHMEFVLKHKALAHLREVALFPNTLNPHEAESLALVGAMISQVMELHPGARWLHVGCDEVYYLGEGEASRRWLRQEHNTKARLCLSHMKAVACNVLARHPATTPLVWDDMLRAIPEDQLSASGVPQLVEPVLWDYGADLDIHGKALLMEKYRRCGFLRLWAASAFKGATGASQALTPIEHHLRNNVQWLQVAASGPADMLQGIVLTGWQRYDHFSVLCELLPVGIPSLAVCLQSLLHGGFTEDVKARVENFLGISSLEITDLMSEGAGSFPGSDILALVTHVGLHLRSSVDTLLERDRYVTGWFSPYHRGRKLIHPVMVQHIQPQALSLLARWSTLVQELEAALHRVFYPDAVEEWLEENARPSLRRLQALVQDLREAAGAGPSPSPHSGQDPGGEGPNLSHPLGPP